Proteins from a single region of Parambassis ranga chromosome 16, fParRan2.1, whole genome shotgun sequence:
- the spmip4 gene encoding uncharacterized protein C7orf31 translates to MAEHVPSQQPYNNTSRRKSHVRLNDQLIPKPTDINIAEKIRTTTLKEHPYSSHIPRFALFPSFSSPDDPETGVRAASRPFSKHFIPSSAPDVTILSKTIGGPYRHEVLETPVKPKKKTVTWTGVEGLLDHTKPLKGEKQVFYPTPPKTVLPNPKLREWDKSLSERTSNMLKNLERTHWLTSYQMQYTGSGPANPLKIDDFREKMSRHPAMNSHTAPLQERSYPVFVPSEPKQGRRRRQRNSCSPTADELLNTGTHLSSGSATIHQPQEITATHNETPDPDQTGCSEAAYAPISTAKLSQETLHKQQSQSSGGDGRGREKCRVQFNESLMKGYELQGSQEANVALMSNSEQPMDLCNRPHSQGGIEVNRERGLSVKNEPRGREEHFKAGRSLPNCYQPAITTGQTSVKPHAEFLTRAPEQEGLAEGRELLLTNPCILPRPPVLPGIQSVDRVSAPLSLQDLQDSFSKTEAHHSFNSSITRAAVDLRDNTVSGKKHNFYGINCCYIHG, encoded by the exons ATGGCCGA ACATGTACCCAGTCAACAACCCTATAACAATACCAGCAGAAGGAAAAGCCATGTACGACTCAATGATCAACT caTACCAAAACCAACTGACATAAATATTGC GGAGAAAATCAGGACGACTACTCTAAAAGAGCACCCCTATTCATCACACATCCCTCGGTTTGCCCTGTTCCCATCCTTCAGTTCTCCAGACGACCCTGAAACAGGAGTTAGAGCGGCTTCCCGGCCCTTTAGCAAACACTTTATCCCGAGCAGTGCACCAGATGTAACCATACTTAGCAAAACCATAG GTGGTCCATACAGACACGAGGTCTTGGAGACACCAGTGAAACCCAAGAAGAAGACTGTGACATGGACAGGAGTAGAGGGATTATTGGAT CACACAAAACCACTCAAGGGAGAAAAGCAGGTTTTCTACCCCACTCCTCCAAAGACAGTGCTGCCCAACCCCAAACTCAGAGAGTGGGATAAGTCACTGTCAGAGAGGACCAGTAACATGCTAAAGAACCTGGAGAGGACACACTGGCTCACCTCATACCAAATGCAGTACACAG GATCAGGGCCAGCCAATCCTTTGAAGATAGATGATTTCAGAGAAAAAATGAGTCGTCACCCTGCAATGAATTCACACACTGCACCACTG CAAGAAAGGTCCTATCCTGTGTTTGTCCCATCTGAACCAAAACAGGGGCGTAGAAGACGACAGAGGAACAGCTGCAGTCCCACTGCTGATGAACTCCTTAATACAGGTACACATCTAAGCAGTGGTTCAGCTACTATACACCAACCACAAGAAATCACAGCTACACATAATGAGACACCAGATCCAGACCAAACAGGTTGCAGTGAAGCAGCGTATGCCCCTATCTCCACAGCCAAGCTGTCTCAGGAGACGTTACACAAACAACAGAGCCAAAGCTCAGGGGGTGatggcagagggagagaaaagtgCAGAGTCCAGTTTAATGAAAGTCTCATGAAAGGATATGAGTTACAGGGCAGCCAAGAGGCTAACGTTGCCCTTATGTCAAATTCAGAGCAACCCATGGACCTGTGCAACCGCCCACATTCCCAGGGAGGGATAGAagtcaacagagagagagggctcTCTGTAAAGAATGAACCACGTGGCAGAGAGGAGCATTTTAAAGCGGGCAGAAGTCTACCTAACTGTTATCAGCCAGCTATAACCACAGGCCAGACAAGTGTAAAACCACATGCTGAGTTCTTAACACGAGCACCAGAACAGGAGGGGCTGGCAGagggcagagagctgctgctcactAATCCCTGCATCCTACCACGGCCTCCTGTCCTGCCAGGCATTCAGAGTGTTGACAGAGTCAGTGCACCTCTCAGCCTCCAGGACCTTCAAGATTCCTTCAGTAAGACAGAGGCACATCACAGCTTCAACAGCTCCATCACACGTGCTGCTGTGGACCTGAGGGACAACACGGTCAGtgggaaaaaacacaacttcTATGGAATCAACTGCTGCTACATCCATGGATGA